A region of Streptomyces sp. NBC_01267 DNA encodes the following proteins:
- a CDS encoding spermidine synthase produces MAKNKRQGRSAPETVVEQVDGGVAELRPDRDRPRGWTLLIDGAPQSQVDLDDPTYLAFEYQRRIGHVIDLAAPPKQPLHVVHLGGGAFTLARYVAATRPRATQQIIEIDGPLVQLVRRELPLDPQARIRVRSTDARAGLAKIPDGWADLVVADVFSGTRTPAHLTSTEFLAEVRRTLKPGGWYTANLADGPPLAYLRGQIATAAEVFPELALAAEPTVLRGKRFGNAVLVAAGTPLPVAELTRRVAGDGYAGRVESGRGLLDFAGGARAVTDAGAQASPAPPRAVFG; encoded by the coding sequence GTGGCGAAGAACAAGCGGCAGGGCCGTTCCGCACCCGAGACCGTCGTCGAGCAGGTGGACGGCGGGGTCGCCGAGCTGCGCCCCGACCGTGACCGGCCGCGCGGCTGGACGCTGTTGATCGACGGCGCCCCGCAGTCCCAGGTGGACCTCGACGACCCGACGTATCTCGCCTTCGAGTACCAGCGCAGGATCGGCCATGTCATCGACCTGGCCGCACCGCCGAAGCAGCCGCTGCACGTCGTCCACCTCGGCGGCGGTGCCTTCACCCTCGCCCGGTACGTCGCGGCGACCCGGCCCCGCGCCACCCAGCAGATCATCGAGATCGACGGGCCGCTGGTCCAACTGGTGCGCCGGGAGCTTCCGTTGGACCCGCAGGCGCGCATCCGTGTCCGCTCCACCGACGCCCGTGCCGGTCTGGCGAAGATCCCTGACGGCTGGGCGGACCTGGTCGTGGCCGACGTCTTCAGCGGCACCCGCACCCCCGCACATCTCACCAGTACGGAATTCCTCGCGGAGGTCCGCAGAACGCTGAAGCCCGGGGGCTGGTACACGGCGAACCTGGCGGACGGGCCGCCGCTCGCGTACCTGCGCGGCCAGATCGCCACCGCGGCGGAGGTCTTCCCCGAACTGGCGCTGGCCGCGGAGCCGACCGTGCTCCGGGGCAAGCGGTTCGGGAACGCGGTGCTGGTGGCGGCCGGTACGCCCCTCCCGGTGGCCGAGTTGACCCGGCGGGTGGCGGGCGACGGATATGCGGGACGGGTGGAGTCGGGACGCGGGCTGCTGGACTTCGCGGGTGGCGCGCGGGCCGTGACGGACGCCGGGGCGCAGGCGTCACCGGCGCCGCCGCGGGCGGTGTTCGGGTAG
- a CDS encoding tetratricopeptide repeat protein has product MATSRAVPNPAFRQLRGQRSPGEFAAAVRRAAREIGEQVACDARYIGRVEAGEIRCPNYAYERVFLHMFPGSTLTDLGFSDRETVRGRGTHTISAGPPSPHHTSQNNEESDVLRRAFMAGGSAAMTAVSLGLSPGSVPSPRRVGEVEAPRRVGEAEVSAVEAAVRQIRLLDDRHGADGLYRRAAQPLQAAYALLDAGTAHRGAADRLHAGAGELAISVGWLAHDSGRFDDARSHYAEALATARVSGDPALEAHAFCNTAFLARDAGRPREAVRAAQAGERAARQLSSPRLLALLTLREAGGWAGLGDRTGCADTLGRAKSLFAQGPSDDDPEWMTFFVEAELEMLEAQCWSTLGDWPRAALHAQRAADLQDPHFARNLALYRAQLADDLVRAGAPDRAAAAGHQVLDLLDQVQSSRIRGMLAGTARRLLPARRAAGVPDFLERHASTPRRA; this is encoded by the coding sequence ATGGCGACGTCACGGGCAGTACCCAACCCGGCTTTCCGGCAGTTGCGCGGGCAGCGCTCGCCCGGCGAATTCGCGGCAGCGGTCCGCCGGGCCGCCCGCGAGATCGGCGAGCAAGTAGCGTGCGACGCACGGTACATCGGGCGGGTGGAGGCTGGCGAGATCCGCTGTCCCAACTACGCGTACGAACGGGTCTTTCTGCACATGTTCCCCGGTTCGACCCTGACGGACCTCGGGTTCTCCGACCGGGAGACGGTACGCGGCCGTGGTACGCACACCATCTCGGCCGGGCCCCCGTCACCTCACCACACCAGCCAGAACAACGAGGAGAGCGACGTGCTGCGTCGCGCATTCATGGCCGGCGGCTCCGCTGCGATGACCGCCGTGTCCCTGGGCCTGAGCCCCGGATCCGTACCGTCACCACGCCGGGTCGGCGAGGTGGAGGCCCCACGCCGGGTCGGCGAGGCGGAGGTCAGCGCCGTCGAAGCGGCCGTACGGCAGATCCGGCTGCTCGACGACCGGCACGGCGCCGACGGTCTCTACCGGCGGGCCGCGCAGCCGCTGCAGGCCGCGTACGCGCTGCTCGACGCGGGCACGGCCCACCGGGGCGCCGCCGACCGGCTGCACGCGGGCGCGGGTGAACTGGCCATCTCGGTGGGCTGGCTGGCGCACGACTCGGGCCGTTTCGACGACGCGCGTTCGCACTACGCCGAGGCCCTGGCGACCGCCCGGGTCTCCGGTGATCCCGCGCTGGAGGCGCACGCCTTCTGCAACACGGCGTTCCTGGCGCGCGACGCGGGGCGTCCGCGGGAGGCGGTGCGGGCCGCGCAGGCCGGGGAACGCGCGGCGAGGCAGCTGTCGTCGCCCCGGCTGCTCGCGCTGCTGACGCTGCGGGAGGCGGGCGGCTGGGCGGGGCTCGGGGACCGCACGGGCTGCGCGGACACGCTCGGCCGGGCCAAGTCCCTCTTCGCGCAGGGGCCGTCCGACGACGACCCCGAGTGGATGACCTTCTTCGTCGAGGCCGAGCTGGAGATGCTGGAGGCGCAGTGCTGGTCGACGCTGGGCGACTGGCCGCGCGCGGCCCTGCACGCCCAGCGCGCGGCGGATCTCCAGGATCCGCACTTCGCCCGCAATCTGGCCCTCTACCGGGCCCAGCTGGCCGACGATCTGGTCCGGGCGGGCGCCCCCGACCGGGCGGCGGCGGCCGGGCACCAGGTGCTCGACCTGCTCGACCAGGTCCAGTCGTCGCGGATCCGGGGGATGCTGGCCGGGACGGCCCGCCGGCTGCTGCCCGCACGCAGGGCGGCCGGCGTACCGGACTTCCTGGAGCGGCACGCGTCCACCCCGCGCCGGGCCTGA
- a CDS encoding histidine phosphatase family protein: MAPRMLLARHGQTAWSLSGKHTGRTDIPLLDEGRQGAKLLGERLHRPPWDAVPGAEVLTSPLVRASETCALAGFADRAEEWDALLEWNYGAYEGLTPAEIQTIRPGWFIWRDGVPEGESVADVTARADAVIERIRSADRDVLVFAHGHILRALAARWLGYDLTFGARVRLAPTSLSVLGWAYDAPAVERWNDTGHLER, translated from the coding sequence ATGGCACCCCGCATGCTGCTGGCCCGGCATGGACAGACCGCCTGGTCCCTGTCCGGGAAACACACCGGCAGGACGGACATCCCGCTGCTCGACGAGGGACGCCAGGGAGCGAAGCTCCTGGGCGAACGGCTGCACCGGCCGCCGTGGGACGCGGTGCCGGGCGCCGAAGTGCTCACCAGCCCGCTGGTGCGGGCGAGCGAGACCTGCGCGCTGGCCGGGTTCGCCGACCGGGCCGAGGAGTGGGACGCGCTCCTCGAATGGAACTACGGGGCGTACGAGGGGCTCACCCCCGCCGAGATCCAGACGATCCGTCCCGGCTGGTTCATCTGGCGCGACGGGGTGCCCGAGGGGGAGTCGGTCGCCGATGTCACCGCCCGCGCGGACGCGGTGATCGAGCGGATCCGTTCGGCGGACCGGGACGTCCTGGTCTTCGCGCACGGCCACATCCTGCGCGCGCTCGCCGCCCGCTGGCTGGGGTACGACCTGACCTTCGGCGCCCGGGTCCGGCTCGCCCCCACGTCCCTGTCGGTGCTGGGCTGGGCGTACGACGCGCCCGCGGTCGAGCGGTGGAACGACACCGGTCACCTGGAGCGGTAG
- a CDS encoding AAA domain-containing protein has translation MADPSRAGRPTAAFDPGAEAARATAAVLDDTLHGTARGVVVDSPPGAGKSTLVVRAARELAAAGRPLMVVAQTNAQVDDLVVRLAGKDPDLPVGRLHSSDPDPYDKALDDLANVRTSAKAADLAGLDVVISTAAKWAHVKGVEPWRHAIVDEAYQMRSDALLAVAGLFERALFVGDPGQLDPFSVVGAEQWAGLTYDPSSSAVSTLLAHNPELPQHRLPVSWRLPASAAPLVSDAFYPYTPFRSGTDHGDRRLTFGVASDGSGPDRVLDEAAESGWGLLELPARHTPRTDPEAVRAVALVVRRLLDRGGAAVSEQSPDPVPLTADRIAVGTAHRDQAAAVRAALAELGITEVAVDTANRLQGREFDVTVVLHPLSGRPDATAFHLETGRLCVLTSRHRHACIVVCREGVAQLLDEHPSTEPVQLGVTVKFPDGWEANHAVLAHLAEHRVRYRP, from the coding sequence GTGGCCGATCCGTCGCGTGCCGGCCGTCCCACGGCGGCGTTCGATCCCGGCGCCGAGGCGGCCCGCGCGACAGCGGCCGTGCTGGACGACACGCTGCACGGCACGGCCCGCGGTGTGGTCGTCGACTCCCCGCCGGGCGCGGGCAAGTCGACGCTGGTGGTGCGTGCGGCGCGCGAACTGGCCGCGGCGGGGCGGCCCCTGATGGTGGTCGCCCAGACCAACGCCCAGGTCGACGACCTGGTGGTCCGGCTCGCCGGGAAGGACCCCGACCTGCCGGTCGGCCGACTGCACAGCAGCGACCCCGACCCGTACGACAAAGCACTCGACGACCTGGCGAACGTCCGCACCTCGGCCAAGGCGGCCGACCTCGCGGGACTGGACGTGGTGATCTCGACGGCCGCGAAGTGGGCGCACGTCAAAGGCGTCGAGCCGTGGCGGCACGCGATCGTCGACGAGGCGTACCAGATGCGGTCGGACGCGCTGCTGGCCGTGGCGGGGCTCTTCGAACGGGCGCTGTTCGTGGGCGATCCCGGCCAGCTCGACCCGTTCAGCGTGGTCGGCGCCGAGCAGTGGGCGGGACTGACGTACGACCCGTCGTCCAGCGCGGTCTCCACGCTCCTGGCCCACAACCCGGAGCTGCCGCAGCACCGGCTGCCGGTCTCCTGGCGGCTGCCCGCCTCGGCGGCGCCGCTGGTCTCGGACGCGTTCTATCCGTACACGCCCTTCCGTAGCGGTACGGACCACGGCGACCGGCGGCTGACGTTCGGGGTCGCCTCCGACGGATCGGGCCCGGACCGGGTGCTCGACGAGGCGGCCGAGTCGGGCTGGGGCCTGCTCGAACTGCCCGCCCGCCACACACCGCGCACGGACCCGGAGGCGGTACGGGCGGTGGCACTGGTGGTCCGCAGGCTGCTGGACCGTGGCGGCGCCGCGGTGAGTGAGCAGTCGCCGGATCCGGTACCGCTGACCGCGGACCGGATCGCGGTCGGCACCGCCCACCGCGACCAGGCGGCGGCAGTCCGGGCGGCGCTCGCGGAACTGGGCATCACCGAGGTCGCGGTCGACACGGCGAACCGTCTCCAGGGCCGGGAGTTCGACGTCACGGTGGTTCTGCACCCGCTGTCGGGGCGCCCGGACGCGACGGCGTTCCACCTGGAGACGGGCCGCCTGTGCGTCCTGACCTCCCGGCACCGGCACGCGTGCATCGTGGTGTGCCGGGAGGGCGTGGCTCAACTGCTCGACGAGCACCCCTCGACGGAGCCGGTCCAGCTGGGGGTCACGGTCAAGTTCCCGGACGGCTGGGAGGCGAATCACGCGGTGCTGGCACACCTGGCGGAGCACCGGGTGCGGTACCGGCCGTAG
- a CDS encoding FMN-dependent NADH-azoreductase, which translates to MADGPVTSLLHLDSSADRSGGSVSRQLTALFAETWQAAHGPAGYRYRDLAADPVPPLDSAYCALGRRVEEHGLVPPAGVDALTESPAEKREWALTRPLITELLAADTVLIGAPMYNYAVSASLKAWIDRVSFPGAFTDPDTGDSLLRRTRVVVVSTRGGAYGPGTPQEAWDFQTPYLRAYFGKLGMAEDGLRLVSAEMTLAGLVPHLARFRPLAASSLAAARARVTALAAEVARPAVRTP; encoded by the coding sequence GTGGCAGATGGCCCCGTGACGTCCTTGCTGCACCTGGATTCCAGTGCCGACCGTTCCGGCGGGTCGGTCAGCAGGCAGCTGACCGCACTGTTCGCGGAGACCTGGCAGGCAGCGCACGGCCCGGCCGGCTACCGGTACAGGGACCTGGCCGCCGACCCGGTACCGCCGCTGGACAGCGCCTACTGCGCCCTCGGCCGCAGAGTGGAAGAACACGGCCTCGTCCCGCCGGCCGGAGTGGACGCGCTGACCGAGAGCCCGGCCGAGAAGCGGGAGTGGGCGCTCACCCGCCCCCTGATCACCGAACTGCTGGCGGCCGACACCGTGCTGATCGGCGCCCCGATGTACAACTACGCGGTGTCCGCCTCGCTGAAGGCATGGATCGACCGGGTGAGCTTCCCCGGGGCGTTCACCGACCCGGACACGGGGGACAGCCTGCTGCGGCGTACCAGGGTGGTGGTGGTCAGCACGCGGGGCGGTGCCTACGGTCCGGGCACCCCGCAGGAGGCCTGGGACTTCCAAACGCCGTACCTGCGGGCCTACTTCGGCAAGCTGGGCATGGCGGAGGACGGTCTGCGTCTCGTCAGCGCCGAGATGACCCTGGCCGGGCTCGTGCCGCACCTGGCCCGGTTCCGGCCGCTGGCGGCGAGCTCGCTGGCGGCGGCCCGCGCCCGGGTGACCGCGCTGGCCGCCGAGGTCGCCCGGCCGGCGGTCCGGACACCGTAG
- a CDS encoding sigma-70 family RNA polymerase sigma factor translates to MDAREGLAERFEAQRGQLRAVAHRMLGSVDEADDAVQEAWLRLGRVDAGELDNLAGWLRTVVTRICLDMLRSRRSRREDLAEQQVLDHALAPLSNANTTHGDGSTPEDEALLADSVSRALLVVLDTLAPAERIAFVLHDMFAVPFEEIAPVVGRTQGATKKLASRARLKVQGSPVVPAAELARHRRVVSAFLAAARAGDLTAILAVLAPDVVRRADPSALPPGGAAEVRGARAVAEGTAALAHRSRLAEPALVNGTVGAVVAPRGRLLFALTFTIESDRITEYEVIADPARLRRLDLAVLDRPGT, encoded by the coding sequence GTGGACGCGCGCGAGGGACTGGCAGAACGATTCGAGGCCCAGCGTGGTCAACTGCGCGCGGTTGCCCACCGGATGCTCGGCTCGGTGGACGAGGCCGATGACGCCGTGCAGGAGGCATGGCTCCGCCTGGGCCGGGTCGATGCCGGAGAACTGGACAACCTGGCCGGCTGGCTGCGGACAGTGGTGACTCGCATCTGCCTCGACATGCTGCGTTCCCGCAGGTCACGACGGGAAGACCTGGCCGAGCAGCAAGTACTGGACCATGCGCTCGCCCCCCTCTCGAACGCGAACACCACTCACGGTGACGGAAGCACTCCGGAGGACGAGGCGCTGCTGGCCGACTCGGTGAGCCGGGCGCTGCTCGTCGTGCTGGACACACTGGCCCCCGCCGAGCGGATCGCGTTCGTGCTGCACGACATGTTCGCCGTCCCGTTCGAGGAGATCGCGCCCGTCGTGGGACGCACCCAGGGCGCCACGAAGAAGCTCGCCAGCCGTGCACGGCTGAAGGTGCAGGGCAGTCCCGTGGTCCCGGCGGCCGAACTCGCCCGGCACCGTCGGGTCGTCTCGGCCTTCCTCGCCGCCGCACGGGCCGGTGACCTCACCGCGATTCTTGCGGTGCTGGCCCCCGATGTGGTGCGCCGTGCCGACCCCAGCGCCTTGCCACCGGGCGGAGCGGCCGAGGTGCGCGGCGCACGGGCCGTCGCGGAGGGGACAGCGGCGCTCGCCCACCGGTCCCGGCTCGCCGAACCGGCGCTGGTCAACGGCACCGTGGGAGCCGTGGTGGCCCCGCGGGGCCGCCTGCTGTTCGCGCTGACCTTCACCATCGAGAGTGACAGGATCACCGAGTACGAGGTGATCGCCGACCCCGCCCGGCTCCGGCGCCTGGACCTCGCCGTCCTCGACCGACCGGGGACGTAG
- a CDS encoding bifunctional DNA primase/polymerase, with the protein MSAWQRNDSSVGILSNTGANTGASTGGVRGSGGRSPAESCRVPHDAAGQHATAVTAAGAGWLASAAAYPRTALSLWESRPTAPIVLGCGSVFDVVNVPAIFGRRMLDTLWSEGPGSGPVASHRGRMLLFTAPGTAQRLPSLLEWEEWGEAVPPLLCHGAGDAVTVPPLTSSVRRSGPRWLVAPDTRQPWLPGPEVVLWACVRAARDKPSPSVGLSIFPRTDPGAKVYDVSKRR; encoded by the coding sequence ATGAGCGCATGGCAGCGAAACGACAGCAGCGTGGGAATCCTCTCGAACACGGGCGCGAACACAGGCGCGAGCACGGGCGGGGTCCGGGGGTCCGGGGGCCGTTCCCCCGCGGAGTCCTGCCGCGTCCCGCACGACGCGGCAGGACAGCACGCCACCGCGGTCACCGCCGCCGGAGCGGGCTGGCTCGCCTCGGCGGCGGCGTACCCGCGCACCGCGCTCTCGCTCTGGGAGTCCCGGCCCACCGCCCCCATCGTGCTGGGCTGCGGCTCGGTCTTCGACGTGGTCAACGTTCCCGCGATCTTCGGCCGCCGGATGCTGGACACCCTGTGGTCGGAGGGCCCCGGGTCCGGCCCCGTCGCGAGCCATCGCGGCCGGATGCTGCTCTTCACCGCACCGGGCACGGCCCAGCGGCTACCGTCCCTGCTGGAGTGGGAGGAATGGGGCGAAGCGGTCCCGCCACTGCTCTGTCACGGCGCCGGCGACGCGGTGACCGTACCGCCGCTGACCTCGTCCGTTCGCCGCTCGGGGCCGCGCTGGCTGGTGGCCCCCGACACCCGGCAGCCCTGGCTCCCGGGACCCGAGGTGGTGCTCTGGGCCTGTGTCCGCGCGGCGCGCGACAAGCCCTCCCCCTCGGTGGGCTTATCGATTTTTCCCCGCACCGATCCGGGTGCTAAGGTCTACGACGTCAGCAAGCGCCGCTAG
- a CDS encoding M6 family metalloprotease domain-containing protein, translating to MDRGRLKRAAAVTVSFLALTATSLVAGPAVATSGPAGPCALPRTDAHHSLGLDSWNSAYTRPVGTLDAVMIFLSFPGSVPDTTPQELAGDYFPATTTFFHRASYGKFTLRPHPLKKWIMMPKPASAYAVKRDWGEEGRDAYLRDAVAAADPTVDFRKYEVVYLVADPDAPGVDSDATKVVNLETPLHADGTDISRLVTGFEQHPPDHNVLAHETGHVFDLPDLYHRPSDDKGDWDTSVGDWDVMGSQFGLAPDFLGWDKWKLGWLDRRQIGCVQGTGTRMFTLEPLEDVPQPGTDTAGTRLAVVRTGLDSAIAMEVRTATGNDTAACTEGVLIYRVKGETASGDGPVKVFDTHPHASACWGESVYPPLADAPLGVGETFTVPGNGMKVEVADRTPSGAWTIKITPAV from the coding sequence GTGGACCGGGGACGTCTGAAACGTGCCGCCGCGGTGACCGTCTCGTTCCTGGCGCTCACCGCCACTTCGCTGGTCGCGGGGCCCGCCGTCGCGACCTCGGGGCCCGCGGGGCCGTGCGCCCTGCCGCGTACGGATGCCCACCACTCGCTCGGTCTGGACAGCTGGAACTCCGCCTACACGCGGCCGGTCGGCACGCTCGACGCGGTGATGATCTTCCTGTCCTTCCCGGGCTCCGTGCCGGACACCACGCCCCAGGAGCTGGCGGGTGACTACTTCCCGGCGACCACCACCTTCTTCCACCGGGCGTCGTACGGGAAGTTCACCCTGCGCCCGCACCCGCTGAAGAAGTGGATCATGATGCCGAAGCCCGCCTCGGCGTACGCGGTGAAACGGGACTGGGGCGAGGAGGGGCGCGACGCGTATCTGCGCGACGCGGTGGCGGCGGCGGACCCGACCGTGGACTTCAGGAAGTACGAAGTCGTCTACCTGGTCGCCGATCCGGACGCGCCGGGGGTCGACTCCGACGCCACGAAGGTCGTCAACCTCGAAACCCCGCTGCACGCCGACGGCACGGACATCAGCCGCCTCGTCACGGGCTTCGAGCAGCACCCGCCGGACCACAACGTCCTCGCCCACGAGACCGGGCACGTCTTCGACCTGCCGGATCTCTACCACCGCCCCTCGGACGACAAGGGCGACTGGGACACCTCGGTCGGGGACTGGGACGTCATGGGCAGCCAGTTCGGGCTCGCCCCCGATTTCCTCGGCTGGGACAAGTGGAAGCTGGGCTGGCTGGACCGGCGGCAGATCGGCTGTGTGCAGGGCACCGGCACCCGGATGTTCACGCTGGAACCGCTGGAGGACGTGCCGCAGCCCGGCACGGACACGGCGGGGACCCGGCTCGCGGTCGTACGGACCGGACTCGACAGCGCCATCGCCATGGAGGTGCGCACCGCGACCGGCAACGACACGGCTGCCTGCACGGAAGGGGTGCTGATCTACCGGGTGAAGGGGGAGACGGCCTCGGGGGACGGCCCGGTCAAGGTGTTCGACACCCATCCGCACGCGTCGGCGTGCTGGGGGGAGTCGGTCTATCCGCCGCTGGCCGACGCGCCGCTGGGGGTCGGTGAGACGTTCACGGTCCCGGGGAACGGGATGAAGGTCGAGGTGGCGGACCGTACGCCGTCGGGGGCGTGGACCATCAAGATCACACCCGCTGTGTGA
- a CDS encoding putative bifunctional diguanylate cyclase/phosphodiesterase encodes MSGTPEGPGPVPAPVRPPVTERQAVGRTAAELSDYRAAFNTARLGMAVVDSEGLVVTANDALGGLLGAEPAGLNRQTAADLVDLATDARTWHAYREVLRGRRSSFRCTRRLKHADGHSLWAEVSVAPVPDSSQVLLSVADVSDRRELQAKLRHLQMHDPVTRLPNRALFFERLSAALDLSAYGHGSTARIGLCYLDLDGFKAVNDTLGHRFGDRLLAVVASRLTHCADQPGYGRSGGHLVARLGGDEFALLVEDSSGTEHLADLAGSVLAALQEPFDLGGQRLSVSASIGVVERPAAGTSATGLMQDADTTLYWAKADGKARWTLFDPERNAHRMTRQALSSKLRPAVEGGEFVLEYQPLVDLADGALKGVEALVRWDHPQFGRLTPNRFIGLAEEDGSIVQLGGWVLRTACRQARQWQLDHPGAPPLFVSVNVAVRQVWDSDLVADVAGVLAETGLAPELLQLELTESAVMGSAGRPLQALQDLSDMGVQIAIDDFGTGYSNLAYLSRLPVSALKLDGSFVRGFRYDQGTHPNPADEMIVEALVQLAHRLGLTVTAECVETVGQATRLRRIGCDTGQGYLYSRAVAPEHIGAMLEGVPQRG; translated from the coding sequence GTGAGCGGAACCCCTGAAGGGCCGGGTCCGGTGCCCGCCCCCGTCCGGCCGCCGGTCACAGAGCGTCAGGCCGTCGGCCGGACCGCAGCCGAACTGAGCGACTACCGCGCCGCCTTCAACACCGCCCGGCTCGGCATGGCCGTCGTCGACAGCGAAGGCCTGGTCGTCACCGCCAACGACGCCCTCGGCGGACTGCTCGGCGCCGAGCCCGCAGGGCTGAACCGGCAGACCGCGGCCGACCTGGTGGACCTGGCCACGGACGCCCGGACCTGGCACGCGTACCGCGAAGTGCTCCGGGGCCGCCGCTCCAGCTTCCGCTGCACCCGCAGGCTCAAGCACGCCGACGGTCACTCGCTCTGGGCCGAGGTCAGCGTCGCGCCGGTCCCCGACAGCTCCCAGGTGCTGCTCTCGGTCGCCGACGTCAGCGACCGGCGCGAACTCCAGGCGAAACTGCGCCACCTCCAGATGCACGACCCGGTGACCCGGCTGCCGAACCGGGCGCTGTTCTTCGAACGGCTGTCCGCGGCGCTCGACCTCTCCGCGTACGGGCACGGGAGCACCGCCCGGATCGGGCTCTGCTATCTGGACCTGGACGGTTTCAAGGCGGTCAACGACACCCTCGGCCACCGCTTCGGCGACCGGCTGCTCGCCGTCGTCGCCTCCCGGCTGACGCACTGCGCCGACCAGCCCGGCTACGGGCGCAGCGGCGGCCATCTGGTGGCCCGGCTCGGCGGTGACGAGTTCGCCCTGCTCGTCGAGGACTCCTCCGGTACGGAACACCTCGCCGACCTCGCGGGGTCGGTGCTGGCCGCGCTCCAGGAGCCGTTCGACCTGGGCGGTCAGCGGCTCTCGGTGTCCGCGTCGATCGGAGTGGTGGAGCGGCCGGCGGCGGGCACCAGCGCCACCGGGCTGATGCAGGACGCCGACACCACGCTGTACTGGGCGAAGGCGGACGGCAAGGCCCGCTGGACGCTGTTCGACCCGGAGCGCAACGCGCACCGGATGACCCGCCAGGCGCTCTCGTCGAAACTGCGGCCCGCTGTCGAGGGCGGCGAGTTCGTGCTGGAGTACCAGCCGCTGGTGGATCTGGCGGACGGCGCGCTCAAGGGCGTGGAGGCGCTGGTCCGCTGGGACCATCCGCAGTTCGGGCGGCTGACGCCCAACCGGTTCATCGGGCTGGCGGAGGAGGACGGCTCGATCGTCCAGCTCGGCGGGTGGGTGCTGCGTACGGCCTGCCGGCAGGCCAGACAGTGGCAGCTCGACCACCCGGGCGCGCCCCCGCTGTTCGTGAGCGTCAATGTCGCCGTGCGGCAGGTGTGGGACTCCGACCTGGTCGCCGATGTCGCCGGGGTGCTCGCCGAGACGGGCCTCGCGCCGGAGCTGCTCCAGCTGGAGCTCACCGAGTCGGCGGTGATGGGGTCGGCGGGCCGCCCGTTGCAGGCGCTCCAGGACCTCAGCGACATGGGTGTGCAGATCGCGATCGACGACTTCGGCACCGGCTACTCGAACCTGGCGTATCTGAGCCGGCTGCCGGTGTCGGCACTGAAGCTGGACGGGTCCTTCGTCCGCGGGTTCCGCTACGACCAGGGCACCCACCCGAACCCGGCCGACGAGATGATCGTCGAGGCCCTGGTCCAGCTCGCGCACCGGCTGGGGCTCACGGTCACCGCGGAATGCGTGGAGACGGTGGGCCAGGCGACACGGCTGCGCCGGATCGGGTGCGACACCGGGCAGGGCTATCTGTACTCGCGGGCGGTGGCGCCGGAGCACATCGGGGCGATGCTCGAAGGCGTACCGCAGCGGGGCTGA
- a CDS encoding LLM class flavin-dependent oxidoreductase, with protein sequence MDPIQGKAAGTAPVPLSVLDLVTVGEGRTATQAIRTGVDIARLAERRGFHRYWVAEHHSMPGVASSSPAVLLAHLAAHTDRIRLGSGGVMLPNHAPLVIAEQFGTLEAMAPGRVDLGLGRAPGTDGATAAALRRSERLHEGADEFPQQLAELTRFLDDDFPDGHPYARIHAVPGPVQGPVGRPPIWLLGSSGFSARLAGTLGLPFAFAHHFSAQNTIPALDLYRESFRPSAVLDAPYALIGVAALAADDEKEAHRQILSGALSMVRLRTGRPGLVPTPDEAAAYSFSPMEREFVDGWLHNIISGTADEVRSGLDDLQKRTGADELMITANAHGGDARLRSYELIADAYGLPG encoded by the coding sequence GTGGACCCGATTCAAGGCAAGGCGGCCGGAACCGCCCCCGTCCCTCTGTCCGTACTGGACCTGGTGACCGTGGGCGAGGGCCGCACCGCGACCCAGGCCATCCGCACCGGCGTGGACATCGCCCGGCTCGCCGAGCGCCGCGGCTTCCACCGCTACTGGGTGGCCGAGCACCACTCCATGCCGGGGGTCGCCTCCTCCTCACCGGCCGTGCTGCTCGCGCACCTCGCCGCGCACACCGACCGCATCCGGCTCGGCTCCGGCGGGGTCATGCTGCCGAACCACGCCCCGCTGGTGATCGCCGAGCAGTTCGGCACGCTCGAAGCGATGGCTCCGGGCCGGGTCGACCTCGGGCTCGGGCGGGCACCCGGCACCGACGGCGCCACCGCAGCCGCGCTCCGCCGGTCCGAACGCCTCCACGAGGGTGCCGACGAATTCCCGCAGCAGCTGGCCGAGTTGACCCGGTTCCTGGACGACGACTTCCCGGACGGCCACCCGTACGCGCGCATCCACGCCGTACCGGGCCCGGTCCAGGGGCCCGTCGGCCGCCCGCCGATCTGGCTGCTCGGCTCGTCCGGCTTCAGTGCCCGGCTGGCCGGGACGCTCGGGCTGCCGTTCGCCTTCGCGCACCACTTCTCGGCGCAGAACACCATCCCGGCCCTGGACCTCTACCGCGAGTCGTTCCGGCCCTCGGCGGTGCTCGACGCCCCGTACGCCCTGATCGGCGTCGCCGCACTGGCGGCCGACGACGAGAAGGAGGCCCACCGGCAGATCCTCTCCGGAGCCCTCTCGATGGTCCGGCTGCGCACCGGCCGCCCGGGGCTCGTGCCGACGCCGGACGAGGCGGCGGCGTACTCGTTCTCCCCCATGGAGCGCGAGTTCGTCGACGGCTGGCTGCACAACATCATCAGCGGCACGGCGGACGAGGTCCGCTCCGGTCTCGACGACCTCCAGAAGCGCACGGGCGCCGACGAGTTGATGATCACGGCCAACGCACACGGCGGCGACGCGCGGCTGCGTTCGTACGAGCTGATCGCCGACGCCTACGGGCTGCCCGGGTAA